One Littorina saxatilis isolate snail1 linkage group LG1, US_GU_Lsax_2.0, whole genome shotgun sequence genomic window carries:
- the LOC138978412 gene encoding heterogeneous nuclear ribonucleoprotein A0-like isoform X2: MGGRDESGKIFVGGLSWNTDQDSLQSYFSQYGEITDCIVMKNPQTGKSRGFGFVSFKDSATVDVILSSKTHSIDGRTVDAKACNARGTTPKPPSRGGYGGGGGGGGGGGGGVIGRTTKIFVGGLPNNATEDTIREAFQRFGNVTEVVIMFDHEKGRSRGFGFLTFDNEDSVEQACGEHYVDVNGKQVECKKAEPRGAGGRGGGGAGRGGGRGGGAGGGFGGGPQGWGGGGGPQQGNWNQGSGGWNQDYNQQGWGGQQGWNQGGYSNGWQGQGGGQQGYGGYGNYQQGESGGYGDSQQSGYGAQQGGYGAQQGGYGSQQSGYGGAANGGGAASPPAIGGGYQQRQAPGNTGGGGAGRGGSSQNFHPYSR, translated from the exons ATTCCCTTCAGTCATACTTCAGTCAGTATGGTGAGATCACCGACTGTATCGTGATGAAGAACCCACAGACAGGCAAATCCAGAGGCTTTGGTTTTGTTTCCTTCAAGGATTCAGCTACAGTGGATGTCATTCTGTCCTCAAAGACCCACTCCATTGATGGTAGAACT GTTGATGCTAAAGCATGCAATGCCAGAGGGACAACGCCAAAG CCGCCGAGTAGAGGTGgatatggtggtggtggtggcggaggagggggcggaggaggaggagtgaTCGGCCGAACAACAAAGATCTTTGTTGGTGGCTTACCTAACAATGCCACAGAGGACACTATTCGTGAAGCCTTTCAGCGATTTGGAAAC GTGACTGAAGTTGTGATCATGTTTGATCACGAGAAAGGACGCTCTCGTG GGTTTGGTTTTTTGACTTTCGACAATGAGGACAGCGTAGAGCAGGCTTGTGGGGAACATTATGTGGACGTCAATGGAAAACAG GTTGAGTGCAAAAAAGCAGAGCCTCGCGGTGCAGGTGGCCGTGGCGGCGGTGGTGCCGGTCGTGGTGGTGGTCGTGGCGGCGGTGCAGGTGGTGGCTTTGGGGGTGGACCCCAGGGCTGGGGGGGCGGCGGTGGTCCCCAGCAAGGCAACTGGAACCAGGGCAGCGGAGGCTGGAACCAGGACTACAACCAGCAGGGCTGGGGCGGTCAGCAGGGCTGGAACCAGGGTGGCTATTCCAATGGCTGGCAGG GTCAAGGTGGTGGTCAGCAGGGCTACGGTGGTTATGGCAACTACCAGCAAGGTGAAA GTGGTGGCTACGGAGACAGTCAACAGAGCGGCTATGGAGCGCAACAAGGTGGCTACGGAGCTCAGCAGGGTGGCTATGGAAGCCAGCAGAGTGGTTACGGAGGCGCGGCCAACGGGGGAGGTGCTGCCAGTCCCCCAGCCATTGGTGGGGGTTACCAGCAGCGACAAGCACCTGGCAACACAGGGGGCGGCGGTGCAGGCAGAGGAGGCAGCTCACAGAACTTCCACCCATACAGCCGATAA
- the LOC138978412 gene encoding heterogeneous nuclear ribonucleoprotein A0-like isoform X1: protein MGGRDESGKIFVGGLSWNTDQDSLQSYFSQYGEITDCIVMKNPQTGKSRGFGFVSFKDSATVDVILSSKTHSIDGRTVDAKACNARGTTPKPPSRGGYGGGGGGGGGGGGGVIGRTTKIFVGGLPNNATEDTIREAFQRFGNVTEVVIMFDHEKGRSRGFGFLTFDNEDSVEQACGEHYVDVNGKQVECKKAEPRGAGGRGGGGAGRGGGRGGGAGGGFGGGPQGWGGGGGPQQGNWNQGSGGWNQDYNQQGWGGQQGWNQGGYSNGWQGQGGGQQGYGGYGNYQQGESGYAGQQGQADPSQAGGNYGYGGGYGDSQQSGYGAQQGGYGAQQGGYGSQQSGYGGAANGGGAASPPAIGGGYQQRQAPGNTGGGGAGRGGSSQNFHPYSR, encoded by the exons ATTCCCTTCAGTCATACTTCAGTCAGTATGGTGAGATCACCGACTGTATCGTGATGAAGAACCCACAGACAGGCAAATCCAGAGGCTTTGGTTTTGTTTCCTTCAAGGATTCAGCTACAGTGGATGTCATTCTGTCCTCAAAGACCCACTCCATTGATGGTAGAACT GTTGATGCTAAAGCATGCAATGCCAGAGGGACAACGCCAAAG CCGCCGAGTAGAGGTGgatatggtggtggtggtggcggaggagggggcggaggaggaggagtgaTCGGCCGAACAACAAAGATCTTTGTTGGTGGCTTACCTAACAATGCCACAGAGGACACTATTCGTGAAGCCTTTCAGCGATTTGGAAAC GTGACTGAAGTTGTGATCATGTTTGATCACGAGAAAGGACGCTCTCGTG GGTTTGGTTTTTTGACTTTCGACAATGAGGACAGCGTAGAGCAGGCTTGTGGGGAACATTATGTGGACGTCAATGGAAAACAG GTTGAGTGCAAAAAAGCAGAGCCTCGCGGTGCAGGTGGCCGTGGCGGCGGTGGTGCCGGTCGTGGTGGTGGTCGTGGCGGCGGTGCAGGTGGTGGCTTTGGGGGTGGACCCCAGGGCTGGGGGGGCGGCGGTGGTCCCCAGCAAGGCAACTGGAACCAGGGCAGCGGAGGCTGGAACCAGGACTACAACCAGCAGGGCTGGGGCGGTCAGCAGGGCTGGAACCAGGGTGGCTATTCCAATGGCTGGCAGG GTCAAGGTGGTGGTCAGCAGGGCTACGGTGGTTATGGCAACTACCAGCAAGGTGAAA GTGGATATGCTGGCCAGCAAGGTCAGGCTGACCCCAGCCAAGCAGGTGGCAACTATGGATATG GTGGTGGCTACGGAGACAGTCAACAGAGCGGCTATGGAGCGCAACAAGGTGGCTACGGAGCTCAGCAGGGTGGCTATGGAAGCCAGCAGAGTGGTTACGGAGGCGCGGCCAACGGGGGAGGTGCTGCCAGTCCCCCAGCCATTGGTGGGGGTTACCAGCAGCGACAAGCACCTGGCAACACAGGGGGCGGCGGTGCAGGCAGAGGAGGCAGCTCACAGAACTTCCACCCATACAGCCGATAA